The DNA segment CCCAGATGACCGACCTGACGGGCTCGGAGGACATCCCGCTGTCCAAGGACCCGGCCTCATCTGCTCCTATTTCTTCTATGGCCCTTCGGGCCCCGGGCTGGGACGCTTCTGTCTCTGCGGGTGACCCCATTTCTCACGCCTAGGGTGACCAAGTGGATTCTACCTCCTGGGGCTCTCGATTTCCTCTGTTCTTATCAGGGACAGCCTCCTCCAAAGTTGCCCAAATCCAAAGCTTGCTCTCCCCGGAAGACCACTCTTTACTGGCAGCTCATGGTATCACCTCCAAACTATCGGAGGGTGTTTCTCATGCTTATACGGTAAACTCTGCCCTTTAGATACCTGAAAAAATGTGCTTGTGCACATCTTTATTTAATCCCTTGGTTGCTTTGGATGCAGGGCTTATGCATGCTGGCCAATGCCCTTGATGAGGCGAACGCTAGTCTCGCCCGAGAGAGCGAGAGGTGCAGCTCTTTTGAGGAGCATATCACCCTGCTTTTATCGCAGGCAACCGCCCTAAGAGAGACTCATGAAGCGGAGGTTCGATCCCTCCGAGAGTCGCTGGAGGGTTTCTGGGCAGATGTGGCGCGGGTGGAGGAAAGATGGCAGCGTAAGCTAGTTGAGATCCAAGATCGCCGCTCTGCCGAGATTCAATCTTTGGAGGCTCAAATAGAGCAAATTACCCGGGAGCTTGGTCAAGTTCGGCAGGAAAAAGACCTGGCTTTGAACGCCGTGAGTGGGCTTCAGGCTTCCGCGGAGGTGATGCAGAACCAGTTGGTAATCGCCCGTACGGAGGCGGATATGCATCTTTCTTCAGCTCTGGATGCTGCGCAGGCTTTGGAGGAGCGCTTTGGCACCGAAGCTGAATGGCGGAATTCTTTCATTTCCTCCAAGGAGTTCGAGCAGACGGTGATGGATAAGTCCTTCGACTTCTTCACCCAAGGCTTTTACCTCTGTTCTGCTCAGTACGAGGCAGCTGGCCTGATGCGGGAAGGAGTTCCAGATCTTAATTTGGCCATTGCTTCTTTACCCTCCGGTCCTGAAAATGAAGGAGAAGTGCCCCAGGAAAGGGTAGACGCCAGAGAAGAGCAGAAATCTCAAGAGGGGACCGACCCCTCGGGTTCTTAGATTTAGACTATTCATTGGAGCTTTTAGGCTTGGGCTCCTAACTTTTACACATGTATATTTTGTTTGTTAAGGAAAAAACTTTGCTCTTGATTCGTCTCTTTATTCGAATGATTTTTTCTGTATGCTTGGATAAATCCCTTGTTTTGATATACCACGAGGGTGGCCTACTCTCTCGGGCATTTTCGATGCCCGAGCGCCAGGAATCCtgggcttttttttttttttttttgataccagggtggtggatcacctgggttttttggtgccagggtggcagatcacctggacttacatggctcgtgaattaccacgggcctttgagtaccagggtggtggatcacctgggttaaatggctcgtgaattaccatgggcctttgagtaccagggtggtggatcacctgggtttacatggctcgtgaattaccacgggcctttgagtaccagggtggtggatcacctgggtttacatggctcgtgaattaccacgggcctttgagtaccagggtggtggatcacctgggtttacatgactcgtgaattaccacgggcctttGAGTATTTTTGCGATTTACAATAGATCAAAACATACCTTTTATTTATACACATGGCAGAAACATAATTTACAGGCGTATATGTACTTTTAAGGATAATAAGACTTAAGATGCAGAGTATTCCACGGCCTCTGTAGGACTTTGCCCCGGATGTCCTCCAAATACTAGGCGCTCCTTCCTATCCTCCGAATTACTTTGTAAGGTCCTTCCCACTTTGCTTCTAGCTTCTTTACCCCTCCTGCCGGGTTAACTTTCTTCAGTACCAAATCTCCTATCTGGAATTCCCTGGTTTTGACCTTTTGATTGAACGCCTTGACTATCCTGCTCCGATAGGCTTCCATTCGAATAGCGGTCCGTTCTCttttttcttcaatcaggtctaaTTCTTGCGTCCTGTCCATGGTTTCTCCCTCTTGGTGAGCTCTCACCCGGGGGGAGGTTTGTCCTATTTCCACTGGGATCACAACCTCGGACCCATACACCAAGCTGAAGGGTGTTTCTCCTGTGGCCGTCCTGGGGGTAGTGCGGTAAGACCATAGCACACCGGGAACCTCCTCCACCCAACTTTTACCAGCACCAAAAAGTCGGGTTTGTAAAGTTTGGATGATAGTCCTGTTAGTTAATTCCGTTTGTCTGTTGCTTTGGGGGTACGCCACGGAAGTGAATACCTGCTTTACCATCATCTCTATGCACcaatcttttattttctttccctGGAACTGCCTCCCATTGTCCGAGACAAACTTCCGAGGCAAACCAAACAGGCAAACAATGTTCTTCCAAATAAATCCAACACCGCCTCTTCAGTGATTCTTGCTAATGGCTCAGCCTCCACCCATTTAGAGAAATAATCCACTGCCACCAATAAGAACTTTTTCTGTCCAGGGCCCACAGGAAATGGTCCTACGATATCCATGCCCCACTGATCAAAAGGACAGGATGCCCACATTGGTTGTAACTCCGCCACTGGCTTATGAAAAAAGTTCCCAAACCTTTGGCATCCTTCACACGTCTTGACTACCTGCCGGGCATCCTGCTGCAGGGTGGGCCACCAATATCCCGCCAATAGGGTACGCCGGACCAAGCTCAGAGCCCCTCCGTGATCTCCGCAACAGCCTTCGTGTATTTCCTGAAGTACATACCTCACTTCTCCTTGGGCTAGGCACCTTAGCAAGGGACCCTGAAAAGATCGCCGGTATAACTTTTCATTAATCAGGGTGAATCGAGCTACCTGCCTCCTGAGCTTCCGGGCATGTGCCTCCTCCCCAGGAAGGATTCCTGTCTGCAAGTACTCTACAAGGGGAGCCATCCAGGATCTTTCCGAGGCCTCTTCTTCCCTTTCTTCAAGGGCCATCACCGACCCGGACTGTTGTATCACCACCCGGCTATCAATACCAGTGAGGGATGATGCCACCCTGGCAAGGGCGTCTGCCTCCGCATTATGCTCCCTGGGAATTTGCTCAATGCTCCAACTAGAAAATTCTTCTCCCTGCTGTTTGATAAGTCCCACATACTCCTGCAATCTCTTCTCTCTGATGCTAAAAGTTCCCTGGACTTGCTGTACTACCAGTTGAGAATCCGAATATACAATCACATGCCTGGCTCCCGCCTCCCGAGCCAATTTCAAGCCCGAGATTACTGCTTCATACTCCGCTTCATTGTTTGACTTGAAAGATGATAATCTTATCGCCACTTTAGTTTTTTCCTGAGTAGGAGAAATGAGGATCACCCCCACTCCGCTTCCTTCCAAACTGCTGGCCCCATCCACAAAGATTCTCCACACTTCCTCCTGTCCAAATGTGATGACCTCGGTCAGAAAGTTAGACAAAGCTTGTGCCTTAATAGCTGCCCGAGGCCTGTACTCTATATCATATTCTCCCAATTCTACTGCCCACTTGACCAATCGACCTGAAGCATCTGGTTGAGTCATCACCCGGCCCAAGGGGCTATTGGTCAGGACGATGACCGGATGAGATAGGAAGTAATAAGGTCGGAGATTCCGGGCAGTCAAAATAAGGGCCAGGGCCATCTTTTCCATTTCACTGTATCGAATCTCGGGCCCCTTCAGAGCATGACTTACATAATAAACTGGCTTTTGATCTCCTCCTTCTTCCTTTATTAACACCGTGCTCACAGCAAACTCTGTCATGGAGATATAAACCCACAATCTCTCCCCTGGTTCGGGCTTAACCAGGATGGGCAGATTTGCCAGATGCTCCTTTAATTCCTGGAAAGCCCGTTCACAATCCTCACTCCATCCAAATCTCTGGACCTTCCTCAACACCTGAAAGAAGGGATGACTCCGGTGGGCAGACCGAGCGACGAAACGAGACAGGGCAGTGACTCTTCCAGTCAACCGCTGCACTTCCCTAATGGAGGAGGGTGATGGCATCTCCCTCAGGATTTTTACTTTCTCCGGGTTTACCTCTATTCCTCTCTAGGTCACTACGAATCCCAAGAATTTCCCGCTTTTCACTCCGAACACACACTTGGCCGGGTTAAGCTTCACCCCGTACCTTCGCAAGGTACCAAAGGTTTCTTCCAAGTCAGGAATAAAATGGTTCCTGGTCCTGGATTTCACCAGGATATCATCCACATACACCTCGACATTTCGGCccaattgatttttgaaaactcTGTCCATCATCCTTTGATAGGTGGCTCCTGCATTCTTTaacccaaaaggcataaccacataacaaaacgtTCCTCCTGACGTAACAAAAATGACCTTATCCTGATCTTTCCTAGCCAGGGGAATTTGATGGTATCCCTGGTAAGCATCCATGAAGCAAAGCAGCTCATAACCAGAGGTAAAATCTACTAACTGGTCAATCCGGGGGAGGGGATAGCAGTCCTTGGGGCAGGCTTTGTTTAAGTCTCGGAAATCTATGCACATCCTCCATTTCCCTGTACTTTTGGGTACCAGCACTATGTTAGATAACCAAGTAGGAAACTGTACCTCTTTAATGTGCCCCGCTTCCAGAAGTTCCCGGACTTGCTCAGCAATGACCTTGTCTTTTTTTGCCCCGAAGTGTCTCTTCTTTTGTCTGACGGGCTGGGATCCTGAGAGGATATTTAGCCTATGTTCTGCTAAATGGGCCGGGACTCCAGTTAGCTCTTTGGGAGAACAGGCAAACACATCCGCGTTTTGGGTTAGGCAGATCTTTAATTGCTCAACCAAAGCAGGCTCCATCCCCCGAGCCACCCGGGTGATCTTCCCTGGCTGTCCAGGCACTACCTCCACCTCCTCATTTTCTTCTTTTACTTCTCCTACCGCGCACACCTCTTCTTGTCTAGAACCATCTCTCCTCTCCGTCCCTCGTGCCCTCTTGTTATCCACCCGGATGGTGTCCGCATAACACCGTCGGGATGAGTGTTGATCTCCCTTTACTTCGCCCACTCGATCCCCCACCGGGAATTTGATCTTTTGGTGGTAAGCAAAAGCGACAGCCCTAAAGGCATTTAAGACCGGCCTTCCCAGGATAATATTGTAGGAAGATGGGGCCTCCACCACGGTGAAGAGGGCCATGACAGTCTTCTTTATATCGCCCGATCCTCACGTAATAGGCATCCGCACTTCTCCTTTAGGCCGAATGGTATGTCCTACAAACCCATACAGGGATGTTTTTACAGGGTTAACCTCACATCCCCGCAAGTCCATTTGCTCGAATGCATCCTGGAAAATGACATTCACAGAACTCCCCGAATCCACAAACACCCTTCTTATGTCATAGTTAGCTACCTGCGCTCGGATGAGTAAAGCATCGTTGTGGAGTAAACACACTCCCTCCAAATCCTTGGGCCCAAAGGTAACGACGGGGCAGGGATCTGGTCTCCGGGCCTCGATTCCCAAGACCTCTCTTTTGCTCCAAGATTTCCGAGCCCTATTAGAGTCCCCATCAGTGGATCCTCCCGAAATCATGTTGATCACCCCTTTGGAAGGTCCCTCTCGGGGTCCTTTGTCAGGCCCCCGTGACGCTACCTCCCGGGCTTTCGAGGGGTCAGGCCTATTGTCTCGTGAGATGTCAAACCGGGGTACCCAGGGGCGTCCCCTATGCTTTTTCTCCACATGCTTTGTTTCCTCAGGCACAGGCTGTCCTGGTTCCACGACGAGCCTCCGACACTCGCTAGTGTCGTGTGTGTTAACCCGGTGTATCGAACAGTATTTTTCCGGCCTTTTCGGAGGCAATGGCTGGACATTCTCCTCACACAAGTGTATTTCCCGATCCCGGGCTACCCTGTGAGGAGCAAAAGCAGCAAGCCTTCCTGGTTGATCCTGCCTTCTTCTTCCATGACTACCCTGGTTTCCTCTCTCCTTCTGCTCTTTCCTCTTGTCCTTCTTCCTCTTTTGTCGCTGGGCCTCCtccttatttatatatttctCGGCTCGAGCCAAGAGGTCCTCAAAGTACCGGGGGGCCCTCTTGACCAGAGACCGGAAGAATTCTCCTTCTCTGAGCCCTTGCGTGAAAGCAGTGATTTTGGTTTCAGGTGCACATGCAGGCACTTCCAAGGCCACTCTATTGAACTTTTTAATATAAGCTCTTAGAGACTCCTCGTTCAGCTGCTTTATCTCGAAGAGGCTGAGGTTGGTTTTCTTGTATCGCTTGCTGCTGCTGAAGTATTGCAAAAAGACCTCCCGGAATTCTTTGAAAGTTTTGATGCTTCCTTCCTCCAGATTTTCTAACCATCTCTGGGCGGAGTCCACCAAGGTAGTTAGAAATACCTTGCACTTGATTTGATCCCCATAACAATGCAACATTGCCACATTCTCAAATCGGATTACATGCTCCTCGGGATCAGCGCTGCCATCATACTCTTTGATTTTGGCGGATTTGAAATAGACAAGCAATGGCTCCCCAATGATTTCCGGAGAGAAGGGACAACCCAAACTTTTGATCCGCGCGGATTCCCGCGGGTCAGTATTCTCcagtttttgtattttttgctTCAACATTTCCAGCTCCCCTGCCATGGTAACATTTGCCGATCCCGCATGTGAATTTCCCTCATCCTCCACGTGTATGCCTTCACTCTTCTCTTTCTCGGGCCTCGATTCTGGCTCTCCTTCCCCTTCTACTTCTTTTTCTTTATCCTTCCTTTGGCCCTCCTTTTCTCCTTGTTTGATCGCCATGATTCTTTGTAGAGCCGCGTCCACCATAGCGTCCACTTGCTCCTGGATTGCGGCCACTGCTCGACGAGAGCTTTCAGGATCATCGATGATGGTCATATCTACGCCTTAGACTCaagtttcccacagacggcgccaatgatgTGTTTATCACAAAATGACTACCCGGGGATGGGTAAATTTCCGAGCGAAAAAGGTAAGTGAAGATACAAAATATATGAATATCTTATCCGTTTTGAGACGAAGTTCTACCCACATTCTTTTTAGAGAGTTCGTCCTTTTTTCTCCTTGCCCCCCAGAATGGGCTTTTATACTCGCCCACCCGGGTCCTCAATGATTATTGGGTATGGTCTTACTGACAACTTTTAGGGTGATAAGATGGTTATCACGTGTGATTTAGACCCCCATAATTTTCGGACAGAGCCCATTCCTTTGGATCGTGTTCAGTAATGATTGAATTTGTGATTTGATCCTGACATACTTCAAATAAACGTGGCCGTTTCCTGGCCCTAAAAATAGAAAGGCCGGGGCCCCACTGGTGTTCCTTTCCTTTTCTAATTTCCGAAGACTTACTCCGGGAGGTTCTAGCTCCCAGGCCCCTTTCGATCTCCTGTATCGGTCCGGATGCTAAGACCTCCCAGGTTAAGCCTTTCTTGCAGATCCCAGGTTACTGCCCCCCAGTCCCGGGTTGTTTAACATGTCGTAGTTACACCCTCTTTTCGGGTCCAATCCATCCGGGGTATCGTCATCCCGGGTATGTGATATCATCACACTTtctaaagatagtcgggctagaaccTGCTTCGCTGTCCCGAGAGGCTAATACCATCTTTCCGGGTCCAATCCATCCGAGGTATCGTCATCACGGGTATGTGATATCATCACActtcctaaagatagtcgggctaggacctgctccgctgttCCGAGAGGCTAATACCATCTTTTCGGGTCCAATCCACCCGGGGTATCGTCATCCCGGGTATATGATATCAATTATCTTTGGATTTTGTACGCTAGACTACATAGACCATAGTATAGTAGAAGCCTTCAACGGAGACTGCCCGAGTCAACGGGACTGCTAATTCTGTTATTAATATTTTGTGCCGTGACCCAGCATTTGAGCAATTGGCATAATCATCTATTAGTTCCAactatttcaatatttttttaaattaatgaaaGACAATTTCCTCCGACTCTTGCCGAGTCTCGATGACTCTGCAGGCCGATTTCTTGGTCAAAACAGATAATTAATTGGGAAAGATCAATTACTCGATCGTCTCAATTTTCTTTTGAAAAGAGGCTAAAGTGATCGATGCACAATAATTCTAATagtaattattttgtatttaaacTCGATCGTTTGGCAAAAATAAAGTAATGagtacaaatatatataaatatatatatataattaaattaaagttGAATTACGACCACCGTAATATGAATATATGGAAAATCGTTTGCTTGGATCCCCCACCAAAAAATGTGTATggatcaaatttcaaaatttgtcACTTCAAATCCAATGACGACTTTTCAAATGTTGGTGTGAATTTATAAGTTGCTGATCAAAACCCAAATTGATCCAGTCCGTAACGTGCCTAAAAAGAGGGGAGAATTAAAAACCTAGGAAGTCAATGTAAACAACACCAAATTATATTCCAATTATCGACCGATACAAATAATTAGAATCGGAAGTTCGATAATATATCCACtcataaaaaaaaactcacaCATATTTAAATATGAGTtggagttatttatttatacaaATAGAATATAATAAATGCTGCCTCGGGTTAGTTAGTTGTGAGAATGTGAGGATGAAATGATTTATAGTTGAATATATAAATACGATGAACATCTTGTATAACTACCCAATCATGAATAATCGTCTCATCATTCGATTTTTATAATATTACATGATTATATATTGAACATTAATAATATCGGATAGGCCACCTCACATGAGATTTGATGCTCTTATTGTTATATAGTTTTATATGActgaattaatttatattattattaatgcaTACCGATGATCCGGAGACAACTGTGATTTGACTAAAAAAAGAGAAGAGGAAGCAATTGACGCGTACCCCACAGTATCCCAGGCTGTccaaacattaaataaaatcattgaCTAGATGGATCCATACGAATAATCCCGATCATCTTAAATTCTTCCATTTCCCACTTTAATTTCAGACGACGGAACCCACCAAATAGCAAACACCCCAACAGTACcctcttttttctttctttactAGCAAGTAGAAGATGGCAAGAATTACGAGTACCATGGTCTTGGCGGTGGTGCTGGTGGTGGTCTCCGCCAGCAGAGTGGCGGAGGGTCAGTCGACTGATTGTGTTTCGAAGCTGGCGCTGTGTGGACAGTACCTGAACAGCACGACCACACCGGGGGCAGATTGCTGCGACGCAATGAAAACAGTGGTGACCACTCAGCTGGATTGCCTGTGCAAGATTTACAACCAGCCTGGGGGATTGCGTGCTTTGGGGATCGACCCTCAACAAGCCCTCGCCCTTCCCAAACGCTGTAATCTCCCTAATGACGTCACCGCCTGCAACGGTACGTACGAGTCCCcgttttaaaattacaaaattatctcttcttttttttttaaaaaaaaaaaaaaatctctttCCAAAATAAATTACAGACATTACGTAATTTCAAATGCAATCGCGTCTAGTTCAAATTCTTGACTAGCTCTTTGAGCCTTTTGAaagttatataatataattattcactgtgaaattgatttaattagtaaatttttgttaaacaccggaaattttggaaattaaattGACTTGCTAGTTGCTAGCTTGTTGACGAGGCGTCATATCTACCTACACTTAAATATTTGGTGATATATATCGAATTAAGGTACTGTTTGTAGGCTTGAttatataaataatacataaataataCATAGCTAAATactatatttaataataataaaaaaaatgatagtaaatataatatttgattcatagtttatttgatttgattgattaaattttatataaaaatgataaattatcgttttgtttttttaataataaataaaatattaataatattatttataatgagTAATATactaatttaaattcaatgattgaattcatgtaatataaataattaatgatttgattcaATAAATTATGTGAAAAAAAAACGAGATTTGATAAAACGAGTTCTATACATATTAATATGCTACCAACAAGATACATGACTACAAGATATAACTTTGACCAGTCAAAAAGACCAAAGCAATGAAAATAATGATATGTTTTGGCAAACTGATGTTCGTAAGTTCTATGTTTTTCTTGGAATTGTACGTACAAGTtatatttttacaataattttcATTGATACGATATCCCCGCCCTCGTTCGCTATCAATCACACTAAATCTTGATCAATGGCGTTTATGGTTACCTAATGAATTTCATCTGCATGTCATGCTCAATTTCATTGGTATATTTGCGACAAAGTGTTCCAATTTGCTAATTTATAGATGATTCGGTGGATCGTTTGTTAAAT comes from the Henckelia pumila isolate YLH828 chromosome 1, ASM3356847v2, whole genome shotgun sequence genome and includes:
- the LOC140871149 gene encoding uncharacterized protein, translated to MPSPSSIREVQRLTGRVTALSRFVARSAHRSHPFFQVLRKVQRFGWSEDCERAFQELKEHLANLPILVKPEPGERLWVYISMTEFAVSTVLIKEEGGDQKPVYYVSHALKGPEIRYSEMEKMALALILTARNLRPYYFLSHPVIVLTNSPLGRVMTQPDASGRLVKWAVELGEYDIEYRPRAAIKAQALSNFLTEVITFGQEEVWRIFVDGASSLEGSGVGVILISPTQEKTKVAIRLSSFKSNNEAEYEAVISGLKLAREAGARHVIVYSDSQLVVQQVQGTFSIREKRLQEYVGLIKQQGEEFSSWSIEQIPREHNAEADALARVASSLTGIDSRVVIQQSGSVMALEEREEEASERSWMAPLVEYLQTGILPGEEAHARKLRRQVARFTLINEKLYRRSFQGPLLRCLAQGEVRYVLQEIHEGCCGDHGGALSLVRRTLLAGYWWPTLQQDARQVVKTCEGCQRFGNFFHKPVAELQPMWASCPFDQWGMDIVGPFPVGPGQKKFLLVAVDYFSKWVEAEPLARITEEAVLDLFGRTLFACLVCLGSLSRTMGGSSRERK
- the LOC140871166 gene encoding uncharacterized protein → MTIIDDPESSRRAVAAIQEQVDAMVDAALQRIMAIKQGEKEGQRKDKEKEVEGEGEPESRPEKEKSEGIHVEDEGNSHAGSANVTMAGELEMLKQKIQKLENTDPRESARIKSLGCPFSPEIIGEPLLVYFKSAKIKEYDGSADPEEHVIRFENVAMLHCYGDQIKCKVFLTTLVDSAQRWLENLEEGSIKTFKEFREVFLQYFSSSKRYKKTNLSLFEIKQLNEESLRAYIKKFNRVALEVPACAPETKITAFTQGLREGEFFRSLVKRAPRYFEDLLARAEKYINKEEAQRQKRKKDKRKEQKERGNQGSHGRRRQDQPGRLAAFAPHRVARDREIHLCEENVQPLPPKRPEKYCSIHRVNTHDTSECRRLVVEPGQPVPEETKHVEKKHRGRPWVPRFDISRDNRPDPSKAREVASRGPDKGPREGPSKGVINMISGGSTDGDSNRARKSWSKREVLGIEARRPDPCPVVTFGPKDLEGVCLLHNDALLIRAQVANYDIRRVFVDSGSSVNVIFQDAFEQMDLRGCEVNPVKTSLYGFVGHTIRPKGEVRMPIT
- the LOC140883366 gene encoding non-specific lipid transfer protein GPI-anchored 7; amino-acid sequence: MARITSTMVLAVVLVVVSASRVAEGQSTDCVSKLALCGQYLNSTTTPGADCCDAMKTVVTTQLDCLCKIYNQPGGLRALGIDPQQALALPKRCNLPNDVTACNALAPGASAVPPPGTPDKKNGVDRISWTGMPALLLLMVSATMFLY